A genomic stretch from Carassius auratus strain Wakin chromosome 37, ASM336829v1, whole genome shotgun sequence includes:
- the LOC113056146 gene encoding endothelial PAS domain-containing protein 1-like isoform X2, which translates to MTAEREKRRHPSERRKEKSRDAARCRRSKETEVFYELAHQLPLPHSISSHLDKASIMRLAISFLRTRKLFNSGRTVQRTRSQDDSQMDSLYLKSLEGFVAVVTSDGDMIFLSENVSKFMGLTQVDLTGHSIFDFTHPCDHEEIRENLSVKSGPVHGRRGKDMSMGRDFFMRMKCTVTNRGRTVNLKSASWKVLHCTGHLQVCSSHPPQVFCGFSEPPLTCVTMLCAPIPHPSNVDTPLDSKTFMSRHSMDMKFIYCDERVSSLIGYKPEELLGRSVYEFCHALDSESMTKSHQNLCNKGQVVSGQYRMLAKNGGYVWVETQATVIYNNRNSQPQCIICINYVLSSVEEQSVIFSLDQTESLFKPYHMCSMGELFSQGRASSVSEAEDILFTKLKEEPEELAQLAPMPGDAIIALDFDRPDFEEQTFFSKSTKPPMVGPSWVVDTPPDGSLDRKLSNMPSTFTRPQVPPAGKCTPCSTPCLSSRSSCSTPSSPVDYCGRGECDLKMELTEKLFAPESVATNPTGSQLDLSNLDLETLAPYIPMDGEDFQLHPICLDDPVPDTGPGLSTALQHSFSSVADLFQPLSPFPPDNKSSTSTCSDTAHVQPYQTTPNIPLSSKEGRQSLQWSCDPPSEYERTDIGCMDDRNIAYPGQTCDFKAALPQQRFYESFAPVQKGRNASQITLVNNFKRKRQADFSTSCSFTDILKVSAPHESGMQKRMKTMNLDSCAFSVRKSLSTSVLTDTFPFMPSGLVSPHGCSQSLQGSSEDPKQHFPESFSSPSNRQYNMMPLHKHTGIISQLLGPSFDSYCLPELTRYDCEVNVPLQGNLHLLQGSDLLRALDQST; encoded by the exons ATGACTgccgagagagagaaaagaag GCATCCTTCAGAAAGGCGCAAGGAGAAGTCCCGTGATGCAGCGCGCTGCAGGCGCAGTAAAGAGACCGAAGTGTTTTATGAGCTGGCCCATCAGCTGCCGTTACCCCACAGCATCAGCTCCCACCTGGACAAAGCCTCTATCATGAGACTAGCTATCAGCTTCCTGCGCACACGCAAACTTTTCAACTCAG GCCGCACTGTACAACGAACCCGGTCACAGGATGACAGCCAGATGGACAGTCTGTATCTGAAGTCTCTGGAAGGCTTTGTCGCTGTGGTAACATCAGATGGAGACATGATATTCCTTTCAGAAAACGTCAGTAAATTTATGGGCCTTACGCAG GTAGATCTGACAGGCCACAGCATCTTTGACTTCACGCACCCCTGCGATCATGAAGAAATCCGAGAGAATCTCAGTGTCAAATCAG gacCTGTGCATGGCAGAAGAGGGAAAGACATGAGCATGGGCAGAGATTTCTTTATGAGGATGAAATGTACAGTCACCAATAGAGGTCGCACTGTCAACCTCAAATCAGCCAGCTGGAAG GTGCTGCATTGCACGGGGCATCTCCAAGTGTGCAGCAGCCACCCCCCTCAAGTCTTCTGTGGGTTTTCGGAGCCACCCCTCACATGTGTCACAATGCTGTGTGCGCCGATCCCACACCCCTCAAATGTTGACACACCTCTCGACAGCAAGACGTTCATGAGCAGACACAGTATGGACATGAAGTTTATCTACTGTGATGAGAG AGTAAGCAGCCTGATCGGGTATAAGCCAGAGGAACTTCTTGGCCGTTCAGTGTATGAGTTCTGCCATGCTTTGGATTCTGAAAGCATGACGAAGAGCCACCAAAATC TTTGTAACAAGGGTCAAGTGGTGAGCGGCCAGTACAGAATGCTAGCCAAGAACGGGGGCTACGTTTGGGTGGAGACCCAGGCAACTGTCATCTACAACAATCGCAACTCCCAACCACAGTGCATCATCTGCATCAACTATGTCCTGAG TTCTGTCGAGGAGCAGTCTGTCATCTTCTCCCTGGATCAGACGGAGTCTCTGTTCAAGCCCTACCACATGTGTAGCATGGGAGAACTGTTCAGCCAGGGTAGAGCTTCCTCCGTTTCAGAAGCTGAGGACATTCTTTTCACTAAGCTCAAGGAGGAGCCCGAGGAGTTAGCTCAGTTAGCGCCCATGCCAGGAGATGCCATCATTGCCCTGGACTTTG ATAGGCCAGATTTTGAAGAACAGACTTTCTTTTCCAAGTCCACCAAGCCACCTATGGTGGGACCATCATGGGTTGTGGACACACCCCCTGATGGCAGTCTTGATAGAAAACTGTCCAACATGCCCTCCACCTTTACCAGACCCCAGGTTCCTCCTGCAGGCAAATGCACGCCTTGTTCCACACCCTGCTTAAGCAGCCGCAGCAGTTGTTCTACA cCTAGCAGTCCAGTAGATTACTGTGGCAGAGGAGAGTGTGATCTGAAGATGGAGCTGACAGAGAAGCTATTTGCCCCTGAATCTGTAGCAACAAATCCCACTGGCTCCCAG TTGGACCTGAGCAATCTGGACCTGGAGACTCTTGCTCCATACATCCCAATGGATGGTGAGGACTTCCAGCTGCACCCCATCTGCCTGGATGATCCAGTACCTGACACAGGTCCAGGCCTGAGCACAGCCCTCCAGCACAGCTTCAGCAGTGTAGCTGACCTCTTCCAGCCGCTGAGTCCATTCCCTCCTGACAACAAAAGCAGCACTAGCACATGTTCAGACACGGCTCATGTGCAGCCTTACCAAACCACACCAAACATCCCACTTTCCTCTAAGGAGGGTAGACAGAGTCTTCAGTGGTCCTGTGACCCACCCTCAGAGTATGAACGTACAGATATTGGATGCATGGATGACCGAAACATAGCATATCCAGGACAAACATGTGATTTCAAAGCTGCATTACCACAGCAAAG ATTTTATGAGAGCTTTGCCCCTGTACAGAAAGGCAGGAATGCGAGTCAGATAACGCTCGTCAACAACTTTAAACGGAAGAGGCAAGCAGATTTCAGTACGTCATGCTCTTTCACCGATATTTTAAAG GTGTCAGCTCCTCACGAGTCTGGAATGCAGAAAAGGATGAAGACGATGAACCTCGACAGCTGTGCTTTCTCTGTCAGAAAGTCTCTCAGCACAAGTGTGCTAACAG ATACATTTCCATTTATGCCAAGTGGATTGGTTTCTCCTCACGGCTGCAGTCAGTCTCTCCAAGGGAGCTCAGAGGATCCCAAACAGCATTTCCCAGAGTCATTCAGCTCTCCCAGTAACAGACAATACAACATGATGcctctacacaaacacacag GCATAATAAGTCAACTGTTAGGCCCATCATTTGACTCGTACTGTCTGCCAGAGCTGACGCGATATGACTGTGAGGTAAACGTGCCTCTACAGGGAAACCTGCATCTGCTTCAGGGCAGTGACCTCTTGAGAGCTTTGGACCAGAGCACGTAA
- the LOC113056146 gene encoding endothelial PAS domain-containing protein 1-like isoform X1, translating into MTAEREKRRHPSERRKEKSRDAARCRRSKETEVFYELAHQLPLPHSISSHLDKASIMRLAISFLRTRKLFNSGRTVQRTRSQDDSQMDSLYLKSLEGFVAVVTSDGDMIFLSENVSKFMGLTQVDLTGHSIFDFTHPCDHEEIRENLSVKSGPVHGRRGKDMSMGRDFFMRMKCTVTNRGRTVNLKSASWKVLHCTGHLQVCSSHPPQVFCGFSEPPLTCVTMLCAPIPHPSNVDTPLDSKTFMSRHSMDMKFIYCDERVSSLIGYKPEELLGRSVYEFCHALDSESMTKSHQNLCNKGQVVSGQYRMLAKNGGYVWVETQATVIYNNRNSQPQCIICINYVLSSVEEQSVIFSLDQTESLFKPYHMCSMGELFSQGRASSVSEAEDILFTKLKEEPEELAQLAPMPGDAIIALDFDRPDFEEQTFFSKSTKPPMVGPSWVVDTPPDGSLDRKLSNMPSTFTRPQVPPAGKCTPCSTPCLSSRSSCSTPSSPVDYCGRGECDLKMELTEKLFAPESVATNPTGSQLDLSNLDLETLAPYIPMDGEDFQLHPICLDDPVPDTGPGLSTALQHSFSSVADLFQPLSPFPPDNKSSTSTCSDTAHVQPYQTTPNIPLSSKEGRQSLQWSCDPPSEYERTDIGCMDDRNIAYPGQTCDFKAALPQQRFYESFAPVQKGRNASQITLVNNFKRKRQADFSTSCSFTDILKKVSAPHESGMQKRMKTMNLDSCAFSVRKSLSTSVLTDTFPFMPSGLVSPHGCSQSLQGSSEDPKQHFPESFSSPSNRQYNMMPLHKHTGIISQLLGPSFDSYCLPELTRYDCEVNVPLQGNLHLLQGSDLLRALDQST; encoded by the exons ATGACTgccgagagagagaaaagaag GCATCCTTCAGAAAGGCGCAAGGAGAAGTCCCGTGATGCAGCGCGCTGCAGGCGCAGTAAAGAGACCGAAGTGTTTTATGAGCTGGCCCATCAGCTGCCGTTACCCCACAGCATCAGCTCCCACCTGGACAAAGCCTCTATCATGAGACTAGCTATCAGCTTCCTGCGCACACGCAAACTTTTCAACTCAG GCCGCACTGTACAACGAACCCGGTCACAGGATGACAGCCAGATGGACAGTCTGTATCTGAAGTCTCTGGAAGGCTTTGTCGCTGTGGTAACATCAGATGGAGACATGATATTCCTTTCAGAAAACGTCAGTAAATTTATGGGCCTTACGCAG GTAGATCTGACAGGCCACAGCATCTTTGACTTCACGCACCCCTGCGATCATGAAGAAATCCGAGAGAATCTCAGTGTCAAATCAG gacCTGTGCATGGCAGAAGAGGGAAAGACATGAGCATGGGCAGAGATTTCTTTATGAGGATGAAATGTACAGTCACCAATAGAGGTCGCACTGTCAACCTCAAATCAGCCAGCTGGAAG GTGCTGCATTGCACGGGGCATCTCCAAGTGTGCAGCAGCCACCCCCCTCAAGTCTTCTGTGGGTTTTCGGAGCCACCCCTCACATGTGTCACAATGCTGTGTGCGCCGATCCCACACCCCTCAAATGTTGACACACCTCTCGACAGCAAGACGTTCATGAGCAGACACAGTATGGACATGAAGTTTATCTACTGTGATGAGAG AGTAAGCAGCCTGATCGGGTATAAGCCAGAGGAACTTCTTGGCCGTTCAGTGTATGAGTTCTGCCATGCTTTGGATTCTGAAAGCATGACGAAGAGCCACCAAAATC TTTGTAACAAGGGTCAAGTGGTGAGCGGCCAGTACAGAATGCTAGCCAAGAACGGGGGCTACGTTTGGGTGGAGACCCAGGCAACTGTCATCTACAACAATCGCAACTCCCAACCACAGTGCATCATCTGCATCAACTATGTCCTGAG TTCTGTCGAGGAGCAGTCTGTCATCTTCTCCCTGGATCAGACGGAGTCTCTGTTCAAGCCCTACCACATGTGTAGCATGGGAGAACTGTTCAGCCAGGGTAGAGCTTCCTCCGTTTCAGAAGCTGAGGACATTCTTTTCACTAAGCTCAAGGAGGAGCCCGAGGAGTTAGCTCAGTTAGCGCCCATGCCAGGAGATGCCATCATTGCCCTGGACTTTG ATAGGCCAGATTTTGAAGAACAGACTTTCTTTTCCAAGTCCACCAAGCCACCTATGGTGGGACCATCATGGGTTGTGGACACACCCCCTGATGGCAGTCTTGATAGAAAACTGTCCAACATGCCCTCCACCTTTACCAGACCCCAGGTTCCTCCTGCAGGCAAATGCACGCCTTGTTCCACACCCTGCTTAAGCAGCCGCAGCAGTTGTTCTACA cCTAGCAGTCCAGTAGATTACTGTGGCAGAGGAGAGTGTGATCTGAAGATGGAGCTGACAGAGAAGCTATTTGCCCCTGAATCTGTAGCAACAAATCCCACTGGCTCCCAG TTGGACCTGAGCAATCTGGACCTGGAGACTCTTGCTCCATACATCCCAATGGATGGTGAGGACTTCCAGCTGCACCCCATCTGCCTGGATGATCCAGTACCTGACACAGGTCCAGGCCTGAGCACAGCCCTCCAGCACAGCTTCAGCAGTGTAGCTGACCTCTTCCAGCCGCTGAGTCCATTCCCTCCTGACAACAAAAGCAGCACTAGCACATGTTCAGACACGGCTCATGTGCAGCCTTACCAAACCACACCAAACATCCCACTTTCCTCTAAGGAGGGTAGACAGAGTCTTCAGTGGTCCTGTGACCCACCCTCAGAGTATGAACGTACAGATATTGGATGCATGGATGACCGAAACATAGCATATCCAGGACAAACATGTGATTTCAAAGCTGCATTACCACAGCAAAG ATTTTATGAGAGCTTTGCCCCTGTACAGAAAGGCAGGAATGCGAGTCAGATAACGCTCGTCAACAACTTTAAACGGAAGAGGCAAGCAGATTTCAGTACGTCATGCTCTTTCACCGATATTTTAAAG AAGGTGTCAGCTCCTCACGAGTCTGGAATGCAGAAAAGGATGAAGACGATGAACCTCGACAGCTGTGCTTTCTCTGTCAGAAAGTCTCTCAGCACAAGTGTGCTAACAG ATACATTTCCATTTATGCCAAGTGGATTGGTTTCTCCTCACGGCTGCAGTCAGTCTCTCCAAGGGAGCTCAGAGGATCCCAAACAGCATTTCCCAGAGTCATTCAGCTCTCCCAGTAACAGACAATACAACATGATGcctctacacaaacacacag GCATAATAAGTCAACTGTTAGGCCCATCATTTGACTCGTACTGTCTGCCAGAGCTGACGCGATATGACTGTGAGGTAAACGTGCCTCTACAGGGAAACCTGCATCTGCTTCAGGGCAGTGACCTCTTGAGAGCTTTGGACCAGAGCACGTAA